A single Filimonas effusa DNA region contains:
- the dnaG gene encoding DNA primase: MISPQTIQQITSRIDILDIVGEFVKLKKRGTSYLGLCPFHGEKTPSFTVSPAKEIFKCFGCGKSGNSITFLMEHEKYSYVEALRWLAHRYNIEIEETAVSPEIKQQQLVADSLFAINSFAQKFFADQLWNTEEGQNIALSYLEERGFNKEITEKFQVGYNPQSRYTFSRLATQNQFNPELLLKTGLVANRNEELVDNYRGRIIFPIHNNTGKIIGFGARVIGKAEKAPKYINTPENELYIKSRILYGSYFARQAIDKNDECLLVEGYTDVISLHQAGIENVVASGGTSLTTDQLRLIKKYTNNLTIIYDGDAAGVKAALRGLDMALEEGLNVKLVLIPDKEDPDSYVKKVGAGEFKEFVAANKKDFVLFQLEVMLKEAGNDVNRKNDVVNQVAETLSKINKAEDFTKQQEYIRRCSGILRIDETGLTNLVNKYKRDRVAKEEKRQQSPPSQSFDYSSAEPIDDFGGMPPDATFMDVPDGSLLMNQDEAHERNVLKVLLEYGLNQWDEQKTIAAHIFEELDGFNFDNPELEMLFEEFRRQYNAHLEPTTRTLLYHENERIRDMVVNVTMFPFELSQRWDEKLMNIKIVNRDNSILDVTKSLLYFKLKKLKKMIEQNQRDMEASNSIDEQMRLIKIHSHLKEIERELVKNMGTVILK, encoded by the coding sequence ATGATTTCCCCACAAACAATACAGCAGATCACCAGTCGCATCGATATCCTCGATATTGTCGGCGAATTTGTAAAACTGAAAAAAAGAGGGACCAGCTACCTGGGGCTCTGCCCTTTTCATGGTGAAAAAACTCCTTCTTTTACTGTATCGCCTGCGAAAGAGATCTTCAAGTGTTTCGGGTGTGGCAAAAGCGGCAACTCCATTACATTTTTGATGGAGCATGAGAAATACAGCTATGTAGAGGCGCTTAGATGGCTGGCCCACCGGTATAACATTGAGATAGAGGAAACGGCGGTAAGTCCGGAAATAAAGCAACAGCAACTGGTTGCGGACAGCCTGTTTGCCATCAACAGTTTTGCGCAGAAGTTCTTTGCCGACCAGTTATGGAATACGGAAGAAGGACAGAATATAGCCTTGAGCTACCTCGAGGAAAGAGGTTTTAATAAAGAGATCACTGAAAAGTTCCAGGTGGGGTATAACCCGCAGTCGCGTTACACTTTTTCGCGGCTTGCCACGCAAAACCAGTTTAACCCGGAACTGTTACTTAAGACAGGGCTTGTTGCCAACAGGAATGAGGAACTGGTTGATAATTACCGGGGACGTATCATCTTCCCTATCCATAACAATACAGGCAAGATCATTGGCTTTGGCGCCCGTGTCATAGGCAAGGCGGAGAAAGCTCCTAAATACATTAATACGCCGGAGAATGAGCTTTATATAAAAAGCCGCATCCTCTATGGCTCTTATTTTGCCCGGCAGGCTATAGACAAGAATGATGAGTGTTTGCTGGTAGAAGGCTATACCGATGTGATAAGTCTTCACCAGGCGGGTATTGAAAACGTAGTTGCCAGTGGCGGTACTTCGCTAACCACTGACCAGTTACGACTTATAAAGAAATACACCAACAACCTGACCATCATTTATGATGGTGATGCAGCCGGTGTGAAGGCTGCGTTGCGTGGACTTGACATGGCTCTTGAAGAGGGGCTTAATGTTAAGCTGGTGCTTATACCCGATAAGGAAGACCCTGACAGTTATGTCAAAAAAGTAGGTGCGGGTGAGTTCAAAGAGTTTGTTGCTGCCAACAAGAAGGATTTTGTGTTATTCCAGCTGGAGGTGATGCTGAAGGAAGCCGGCAATGATGTTAACCGCAAAAACGATGTGGTAAACCAGGTAGCCGAAACGCTCAGTAAGATCAATAAGGCGGAAGATTTCACCAAGCAACAGGAGTATATCAGGCGTTGTTCCGGCATCCTGCGCATCGATGAAACGGGGCTTACCAACCTGGTCAACAAGTATAAAAGGGATCGTGTTGCCAAAGAAGAGAAAAGGCAACAGTCGCCGCCCTCCCAGTCGTTCGATTATTCCAGCGCCGAGCCTATCGATGATTTTGGCGGTATGCCACCTGACGCAACCTTTATGGATGTGCCTGATGGCAGTTTACTGATGAACCAGGATGAGGCGCATGAAAGGAATGTACTGAAGGTCCTGCTGGAATATGGCCTGAATCAATGGGACGAGCAGAAAACCATTGCCGCTCATATTTTTGAAGAGCTTGACGGTTTTAATTTCGACAATCCTGAGCTTGAAATGTTGTTTGAAGAATTCCGCCGGCAATATAATGCACACCTGGAACCTACCACCAGAACGCTTTTATACCACGAAAATGAACGGATACGCGATATGGTAGTAAATGTAACCATGTTCCCGTTCGAGCTTAGCCAGCGCTGGGATGAAAAGCTGATGAACATCAAGATCGTCAACCGTGACAACAGCATCCTGGATGTTACCAAAAGCCTGCTGTATTTTAAGTTGAAAAAACTTAAAAAGATGATCGAGCAAAATCAGCGGGACATGGAAGCATCCAACTCCATAGACGAACAAATGCGCCTTATTAAAATACACAGTCACCTTAAAGAAATAGAAAGGGAACTGGTAAAGAATATGGGAACAGTGATCCTTAAGTAA